In Campylobacter mucosalis, a single window of DNA contains:
- a CDS encoding M3 family oligoendopeptidase yields MNTWDLTPLFKNTKELEQFTEQTKKNCENFKIKFENKLNNLNQNDFAKSIETYESLNADISKIMTYAFLVFAKDTKKGSFYAKFDEECTRAQQNLLFFELEFNTLDEKTQDKFIKATPKFAYYLSNLKEQKPHQLSLKEEEILLRTSNTGAEAFARLFDESMSAMKFKFKGKMLSEEEVLSKLHSTNRNERREAAKSLSNELSKHKHLLTYIYNMIKTDLATSCELRNFKTPEAPRHLSNQITQKSVNALIKASENSFDIVHKFYEKKRKILGLKKLYDYDRYAPLEQNETKYEFKKCKEIVLKAFSEFSPKFGKIAKEAFENGWLDVYPSDSKRGGAFSHSGSADAHPYVLLNHTDGRRDLFTLAHELGHAIHQKLSYSVGFLNSDTPLTTAETASVFCEMLVFDYVKNELKPKEKQAMLAGKLEDIFATLYRQINFTTFERRVHSHKGEISSNELDKIWLEESAKMFGKSVTLNEYYKIWWSYIPHFIHTPFYCYAYSYAQLLVLALFGLYKSKKCENFVEIYTKFLSSGGSKSPKELVGLFGFDIDDEKFWNIGLNEIKKIVKEFEELKC; encoded by the coding sequence ATGAACACTTGGGATTTAACTCCGCTTTTTAAAAATACAAAAGAGCTTGAACAATTTACAGAGCAGACAAAGAAAAATTGTGAAAATTTCAAAATAAAATTTGAAAACAAGCTAAATAATTTAAACCAAAATGATTTTGCTAAATCGATAGAGACTTATGAAAGTCTAAACGCCGATATCTCAAAGATAATGACCTACGCATTTTTAGTGTTTGCTAAAGATACAAAAAAGGGTAGCTTTTATGCAAAATTTGACGAGGAATGCACAAGAGCACAGCAAAATTTGCTATTTTTTGAACTTGAGTTTAATACACTAGATGAAAAAACTCAAGATAAATTTATAAAAGCAACTCCAAAATTTGCATACTACCTATCAAATTTAAAAGAGCAAAAACCTCATCAACTAAGCCTTAAAGAAGAGGAAATTTTGCTTCGCACCTCAAATACAGGAGCTGAAGCTTTTGCCAGACTTTTTGATGAGAGTATGTCGGCTATGAAATTTAAGTTTAAAGGCAAAATGCTAAGCGAAGAGGAGGTTTTAAGCAAACTTCACAGCACTAATAGAAATGAACGCAGAGAGGCTGCAAAATCCTTATCAAACGAGCTTAGCAAACACAAACACTTGCTAACATACATATATAATATGATAAAAACAGACCTTGCGACAAGTTGTGAACTAAGAAATTTTAAAACCCCTGAAGCACCAAGACATCTAAGCAATCAAATAACCCAAAAAAGCGTCAATGCACTCATAAAAGCTAGTGAAAATAGCTTTGATATAGTGCATAAATTTTATGAAAAAAAGCGAAAAATTCTAGGGCTTAAAAAACTTTATGACTACGACAGATACGCTCCACTTGAACAAAATGAGACAAAATACGAATTTAAAAAGTGCAAAGAGATTGTGCTAAAGGCGTTTAGTGAGTTTAGTCCTAAATTTGGTAAGATAGCAAAAGAGGCATTTGAAAATGGTTGGCTTGATGTATATCCAAGCGATTCCAAAAGAGGCGGTGCGTTTTCACATTCAGGTTCAGCAGACGCCCATCCATACGTGCTTTTAAACCATACAGATGGCAGACGAGATCTCTTTACCTTAGCCCACGAACTAGGTCACGCAATCCATCAAAAGCTATCATACAGCGTTGGTTTTTTAAACTCAGACACTCCGCTTACAACAGCAGAGACAGCCTCTGTATTTTGCGAAATGCTAGTTTTTGACTACGTAAAAAACGAGCTAAAGCCAAAAGAAAAACAGGCTATGTTAGCAGGCAAACTTGAAGATATTTTTGCTACTCTTTATAGACAGATAAACTTTACCACATTTGAAAGGCGAGTGCATTCGCACAAAGGCGAGATAAGTAGCAACGAGCTAGATAAAATTTGGCTTGAAGAGAGTGCAAAAATGTTTGGCAAAAGTGTGACACTAAATGAGTATTATAAAATTTGGTGGAGTTACATACCGCACTTTATTCATACGCCATTTTACTGCTACGCCTACTCGTATGCACAGCTTTTAGTACTTGCTCTTTTTGGACTTTACAAGAGCAAAAAGTGTGAAAATTTTGTTGAAATTTACACTAAATTTTTAAGTAGCGGTGGTTCTAAAAGCCCAAAAGAGCTGGTTGGACTATTTGGTTTTGATATAGATGATGAGAAATTTTGGAACATAGGGCTAAATGAGATTAAAAAAATAGTAAAAGAATTTGAGGAGCTAAAATGCTAA
- a CDS encoding cysteine ABC transporter substrate-binding protein: MKKILFSFLALVATVFLTGCGEEKSATQTDAIAKIKERGYVRIGVFSDKPPFGFVDKNGKNQGYDIYFAKRIAKDLLGDESKVKFELVEAASRTEVLVADKVDITLANFTKTTEREKVVDFALPYMKVSLGVVSPEGAVIKDISELKGKKLIVNKGTTADAYFTKNHPEIELIKFDQNTETFAALLDGRGVALSHDNALLFAWVKENPKFVVGIEAFGDVDVIAPAVKKGNEALLKWLNDEIVNLGKENFFHKAYDTTLKPVYGDTVNPESLVVEGGKI; the protein is encoded by the coding sequence ATGAAAAAGATACTTTTTTCATTTTTGGCGCTAGTCGCTACCGTCTTTCTAACGGGTTGTGGCGAAGAAAAGTCTGCTACGCAAACTGATGCGATAGCTAAAATCAAAGAACGCGGATACGTGCGTATCGGGGTTTTTAGTGATAAACCACCTTTTGGTTTTGTCGATAAAAACGGCAAAAATCAAGGATATGACATCTACTTTGCAAAACGTATCGCAAAGGATTTGCTAGGCGATGAGAGCAAGGTTAAATTTGAACTAGTTGAGGCAGCCAGCAGAACCGAAGTCTTGGTGGCTGATAAGGTTGATATAACTCTTGCAAATTTCACAAAAACAACAGAGAGAGAAAAGGTTGTTGATTTTGCATTGCCTTATATGAAGGTTTCTTTGGGCGTCGTAAGCCCTGAAGGTGCTGTGATTAAGGATATTAGCGAACTTAAAGGCAAGAAACTAATCGTAAATAAAGGCACGACAGCTGACGCATATTTTACCAAAAATCACCCAGAAATAGAGCTGATAAAATTTGATCAAAACACTGAAACTTTCGCTGCTTTACTAGATGGTAGAGGAGTTGCACTATCGCACGATAACGCCCTACTTTTTGCTTGGGTTAAAGAAAATCCAAAATTTGTAGTTGGCATAGAGGCATTTGGCGATGTCGATGTCATCGCACCTGCCGTTAAAAAAGGCAATGAAGCTCTACTAAAATGGCTAAATGATGAGATTGTAAATCTTGGTAAAGAAAATTTCTTTCATAAAGCATACGACACTACTTTAAAGCCAGTTTATGGCGACACTGTAAATCCTGAATCACTTGTAGTCGAGGGCGGAAAAATATAA